In Palaemon carinicauda isolate YSFRI2023 chromosome 18, ASM3689809v2, whole genome shotgun sequence, a genomic segment contains:
- the LOC137657268 gene encoding uncharacterized protein, with the protein MWTDSKVTLAWVASPDAKDHKNIFISNRVAGIVFLHQVCRFNLNHVPSKQNPADVLSRSATTQQLLENSLWRNGPEFLRTTGKPVPYKEDDPIHENTVVVAVQELREEMSPVPPGEIWEILQREVEFQFLLRVTRVIKRFTRIKRHPFSIVVQLEQKHYLPTVCAYLEGGVRPPREVANFVRQLNLILIDSLILLGDECPK; encoded by the coding sequence atgtggactgacagtaaggtcacgttggcatgggtagcatctcccgatgccaaggACCACAAGAACATCTTCATATCTAACCGAGTGGCGGggattgtttttcttcatcaggtttgccgTTTCAATTTGAACCATGTCCCAAGTAAACAgaatcctgctgatgtcctgtccagaagtgcaacgacgcaacaactgctagaAAACTCCctttggaggaacggtccagaattcctcaggaccacgggaaagcctgttccttacaaggaggacgATCCAATCCATGAAAACACCGTAGTGGTGGCGGTACAAGAACTGAGGGAGGAAATGAGTCCTGTCccaccaggagagatatgggaaattctacagagggaagtagaattccaattcttgttgagagttacTAGGGTAATCAAAAGGTTTACCAGAATAAAACGGCATCCGTTTAGTATTGTTGTCcaactagagcaaaaacattatttgcctacagtttgtgcttacttagagggcggagtcagaccccctcgtgaagttgccaattttgtcagacaattgaatctaatATTAATAGATAGCCTAATTttactaggggacgagtgtccaaAGTAG